Proteins encoded by one window of Bacteroidota bacterium:
- a CDS encoding T9SS type A sorting domain-containing protein has product MNKNKYVVATIGAILVLIIAMGTAFSQTIPVTVCLKASDGITGLQGAVVEYAPGGTWFSFGTTGIDGCVSLGLDANYTNVKIKIAYNQGSRQLTQNIQTNPSYNFQTSETFVQVIDHLGNPISGALVSQGGGYWYDHGYTGVDGKYMLQLFLPDLYKFKATVNHTSLTLESQPMPIVFQTGLVRRDNDYAGTIRSSLIGGWQYLWPTPGSSVEMLPGTYSMQYNPIPAGGSPEAVTVVAGQVKVIPWGGAVTSYTLTYTAGPGGTLAGTTPQTVASGGNGTQITAVPDQGYHFVSWSDGVLTASRTDANVTANIDVTANFALDTYQLTVISAPGGSITAPAALPTAVEHGVPTPITVTPVAGYTFNGWIVETGTATLADASQSSTTVTLTSGNATVKATFTGLPGTICGTVKAGTVPLENVKVELRDGNGELVDWLYTNTAGYYCFNTVNPDNYQVLIVKPLGYAIDPNYQNIALMPAETRTVDFVLTNVVLCNRARDFSYWKHQFETHRCRRHNWQESLEKLNGYIAAVHQYYTPHFPIFASLTDKDNWEDLFTMRSNHPMRKKAIKQLAALVMNFVSLKIGQNTIVTRDNKTAGDVLTYVSQLVTNSTSNDDNLARQLAMKVNDGDKIPAGIVPDGSILYKGSSGNHNINWGFDIPKEYALEQNYPNPFNPSTIIRFAVPVEGNLSLAVFNTLGQQLMELMNGTVNPGTYEVQFEASSLASGLYFYRIAAKGSDGSTFSSVRKMLLMK; this is encoded by the coding sequence ATGAACAAAAACAAGTATGTTGTCGCGACGATTGGTGCCATACTCGTGCTGATAATCGCGATGGGAACTGCATTTTCTCAGACGATTCCTGTTACTGTTTGCCTCAAAGCAAGTGACGGAATCACTGGATTGCAGGGTGCGGTGGTAGAATACGCCCCAGGCGGAACATGGTTTTCTTTTGGAACCACTGGTATCGACGGTTGCGTTTCTCTGGGGCTTGATGCGAATTATACCAATGTGAAGATTAAGATTGCGTACAACCAAGGGAGTCGGCAGCTCACTCAGAACATACAGACGAATCCCAGCTACAATTTCCAAACCAGCGAGACTTTCGTTCAAGTGATTGATCATCTGGGCAATCCAATCTCAGGTGCACTTGTTAGTCAAGGTGGTGGTTACTGGTATGATCATGGCTACACTGGCGTTGATGGAAAATACATGCTTCAGTTGTTTCTACCCGATTTGTACAAATTCAAGGCAACGGTGAACCATACAAGCCTGACTCTAGAGAGCCAGCCAATGCCAATAGTGTTCCAGACCGGCTTGGTGCGGCGGGACAATGACTATGCAGGCACAATCAGATCTTCATTGATTGGAGGTTGGCAGTATCTTTGGCCGACTCCCGGTTCATCAGTTGAGATGCTTCCAGGAACATATTCCATGCAGTACAATCCTATTCCCGCTGGCGGATCGCCTGAGGCGGTAACGGTTGTTGCCGGGCAGGTCAAGGTAATTCCATGGGGTGGCGCCGTCACATCATACACTCTTACGTATACAGCTGGTCCAGGCGGCACGCTCGCAGGCACGACCCCACAGACTGTAGCCTCAGGCGGAAACGGGACACAGATAACGGCAGTACCCGATCAAGGATATCACTTCGTCAGTTGGAGCGATGGCGTGCTGACTGCATCGCGAACGGATGCGAATGTCACGGCAAACATTGACGTGACAGCGAACTTCGCCCTTGACACGTATCAGTTGACTGTTATTTCAGCGCCGGGCGGTTCCATCACAGCACCCGCTGCCCTGCCAACAGCCGTAGAACACGGCGTCCCGACACCGATAACGGTAACCCCTGTAGCAGGTTATACGTTCAACGGGTGGATTGTCGAAACGGGTACGGCAACTTTGGCTGATGCATCCCAGTCGAGCACAACCGTAACATTGACCTCAGGCAACGCTACCGTTAAAGCAACATTTACAGGTCTACCCGGAACCATTTGCGGTACAGTGAAGGCAGGTACTGTTCCGCTGGAGAATGTAAAAGTCGAGTTACGCGATGGCAATGGCGAATTAGTGGACTGGCTCTACACCAATACTGCGGGCTACTACTGTTTCAACACCGTTAATCCCGACAACTACCAGGTACTCATTGTCAAACCGCTCGGGTATGCCATTGATCCGAACTATCAGAACATAGCTCTCATGCCCGCAGAGACAAGAACTGTGGATTTCGTTCTCACAAATGTTGTTCTCTGCAACAGGGCGAGGGACTTCTCCTATTGGAAGCATCAGTTCGAAACACACAGGTGTCGCAGGCATAATTGGCAGGAAAGCCTTGAAAAACTGAACGGCTACATTGCCGCCGTGCATCAATATTATACGCCGCACTTCCCGATATTTGCAAGCCTGACTGACAAGGACAATTGGGAAGATCTCTTCACAATGCGCAGCAATCACCCGATGCGAAAGAAGGCCATCAAGCAATTGGCCGCCCTTGTAATGAACTTCGTCTCGCTGAAGATCGGGCAAAACACCATCGTCACCAGAGACAACAAAACAGCTGGCGATGTACTGACGTACGTGTCCCAACTCGTCACCAACAGCACCTCGAATGACGATAACCTCGCCCGCCAACTCGCAATGAAGGTGAACGATGGCGACAAGATCCCCGCTGGAATCGTGCCTGATGGATCAATTCTGTACAAGGGGAGCAGCGGAAATCACAACATCAACTGGGGATTCGATATCCCGAAGGAATACGCCCTTGAGCAGAATTATCCGAATCCGTTCAACCCCTCGACGATTATCAGATTCGCTGTTCCTGTCGAGGGGAATTTGAGCCTTGCAGTGTTCAACACTCTTGGTCAGCAACTCATGGAATTGATGAACGGAACGGTGAATCCCGGAACGTATGAGGTTCAATTCGAAGCATCGAGTCTTGCCAGTGGCTTATACTTCTACAGAATTGCCGCCAAGGGGTCGGATGGCAGCACGTTCAGCAGCGTCCGAAAAATGTTGCTCATGAAGTAA
- a CDS encoding DUF3109 family protein, whose protein sequence is MLIIGEVMVDDAVPVTDFCCDLRQCKGACCTLEGGRGAPLEDEEVLEIEKAYPIVKKYLDEENLQTIDVRGLYEGTKGDFSTTCIERRACVFVYYDAGIARCSFEKAFLNGEIDWRKPVSCHLFPIRVRSDGGKLLKYEQIEECAPGRSRGRTEEVALIDFLKEPLVRKYGEAWYHKLVTSKQKVG, encoded by the coding sequence ATGCTCATAATTGGCGAAGTTATGGTAGACGATGCTGTTCCTGTAACAGACTTCTGTTGCGACCTGAGACAATGTAAAGGCGCATGCTGTACGTTGGAGGGCGGTCGAGGGGCTCCGTTGGAGGACGAAGAAGTGCTGGAAATTGAGAAGGCCTATCCCATCGTCAAGAAATACCTCGACGAGGAGAATCTCCAGACAATCGACGTGAGGGGTCTGTACGAGGGAACGAAAGGCGATTTCTCAACTACGTGTATAGAACGTCGCGCATGTGTCTTTGTGTATTATGATGCAGGTATCGCCCGTTGCAGTTTCGAGAAAGCATTCCTGAACGGAGAGATTGATTGGCGCAAACCGGTTTCGTGCCACCTGTTTCCGATCAGGGTTCGCAGTGACGGAGGCAAGCTACTCAAGTACGAACAAATAGAAGAATGCGCCCCGGGCCGCTCGCGGGGCAGAACCGAAGAGGTAGCCCTCATCGATTTTCTGAAGGAACCTCTTGTACGCAAGTACGGAGAAGCGTGGTATCACAAGCTTGTTACATCTAAACAAAAAGTAGGATAG
- a CDS encoding DinB family protein — protein sequence MAELEPWLRGPVAGIDSLLQPVAHSLLQAREDLPLIVGGLTNEQLWATPGGAASIGFHLKHIAASLDRLYTYARGGKLSETQQAALRIEKEPESRNVEELLSLATVQIDTALQQIRETHLDALNETCPVGRAAIPATRFGLLCHGAEHVQRHIGAIIATAKVVREYIR from the coding sequence ATGGCAGAACTCGAACCTTGGCTGCGTGGCCCGGTTGCAGGCATCGATTCACTTCTTCAACCGGTTGCACATTCTCTTTTGCAAGCCCGGGAAGATCTTCCCCTCATTGTTGGTGGTCTGACAAACGAGCAACTGTGGGCAACTCCGGGTGGAGCTGCTTCGATCGGATTTCATCTCAAACACATCGCGGCAAGTCTTGACAGGTTGTACACCTATGCACGAGGCGGGAAACTCAGCGAAACTCAACAAGCCGCCCTTCGCATAGAGAAGGAGCCCGAGAGTCGGAACGTCGAAGAACTTCTCTCATTGGCAACGGTACAAATCGACACAGCTCTGCAACAAATACGCGAAACACACCTCGACGCTCTTAATGAAACATGTCCGGTCGGGCGCGCAGCCATCCCGGCTACACGGTTCGGCCTGCTCTGCCACGGCGCCGAACACGTACAGCGCCACATCGGTGCAATCATTGCGACGGCGAAAGTTGTGAGAGAGTACATCCGATAA
- the dprA gene encoding DNA-processing protein DprA — translation MRIDLRELLTLSTIPGIGSTRLINLLSHFNDSHRVVTAPAKDLVRVQGIEKKTALSIVNFFRDSGAAHAQRYVDDQLSRLNKAEARIVTFWDKEYPANLKNIFDPPAFVFVRGRILDEDKYSVALVGTRSATPYGIRMAQKFAEGFASLGITTVSGLARGIDTVAHSSTLKERGRTIAVLGSGVDSIYPSENKELANRIVRSGALISEFLMGAKPDAPNFPRRNRIISGISLGTVIVETGIEGGAMLTASLTFDQNREVFAIPAAIQDRKKCGTHLLIKQGKASLVETVEDVIAILAAQLKPVIGKAPSAKHTPLPELTVFEQKLIDALGEQPIHIDALAERAGFPTSDTLVHLLSLEFKGVVRQQPGKMFVRIS, via the coding sequence ATGCGGATCGATCTTCGGGAACTTCTCACCCTCTCCACGATTCCCGGGATCGGCTCGACCCGGCTGATCAATCTCCTCTCCCACTTCAATGATTCGCATCGGGTCGTTACCGCCCCGGCAAAAGATCTCGTACGTGTGCAGGGCATTGAGAAGAAGACGGCTCTCTCCATTGTAAACTTCTTCCGCGATTCGGGTGCCGCACATGCACAGCGGTATGTTGACGACCAGCTTTCCCGCCTCAACAAAGCCGAAGCACGCATCGTGACGTTCTGGGACAAGGAGTATCCCGCCAACCTTAAGAACATCTTCGACCCTCCTGCATTTGTTTTCGTGCGGGGTAGAATTCTGGATGAAGACAAGTATTCCGTTGCTCTCGTCGGTACACGCAGCGCTACACCATACGGCATTCGGATGGCGCAAAAATTCGCCGAAGGATTCGCATCGCTCGGCATCACAACTGTAAGCGGACTTGCCCGAGGTATTGATACCGTCGCCCATTCATCAACCCTCAAGGAACGTGGCAGGACGATTGCCGTTCTCGGATCGGGGGTGGATTCCATTTATCCTTCGGAAAACAAAGAACTCGCCAACCGCATCGTCCGGTCCGGCGCATTGATCTCAGAGTTCCTGATGGGCGCAAAGCCTGACGCTCCCAATTTTCCAAGACGCAACCGCATCATCAGCGGCATCTCGCTCGGTACGGTCATTGTGGAGACGGGAATCGAAGGCGGCGCTATGCTTACCGCCTCCCTGACATTTGATCAGAATCGGGAAGTGTTTGCAATTCCGGCGGCAATTCAGGATAGGAAAAAGTGCGGAACGCATCTGCTCATCAAACAGGGAAAGGCATCACTTGTCGAAACCGTTGAAGACGTCATAGCTATTCTGGCGGCGCAGCTCAAACCTGTGATCGGCAAGGCGCCATCCGCAAAACACACCCCCTTACCCGAACTCACCGTATTCGAACAGAAACTCATCGATGCGCTGGGCGAACAGCCGATACACATTGACGCCCTCGCCGAACGCGCAGGATTCCCGACCTCCGATACACTTGTTCATCTTCTTTCTTTGGAGTTCAAAGGTGTTGTAAGGCAACAACCGGGGAAGATGTTCGTCCGCATTTCGTAA
- the hslV gene encoding ATP-dependent protease subunit HslV gives MSHIIRSTTVLGLTWQGKSVMGSDGQVTVGNAVMKHSAKKVRKLYNNTVLAGFAGAAADAFTLFTKFEDYLEKHRGNLERAAVELAKEWRTDKYLRHLEALLAVLNSEKSLIISGTGELIEPDDGIVAIGSGGSYALAAARMLVKHSHLSAREVVEESLRTAGSICIYTNTNLTLEEL, from the coding sequence ATGTCTCACATAATTCGTTCCACAACTGTTCTCGGCCTAACCTGGCAGGGAAAGAGCGTCATGGGTTCTGACGGACAAGTCACCGTCGGCAATGCCGTCATGAAGCACAGCGCGAAGAAAGTCCGGAAGCTGTACAACAACACCGTTCTCGCAGGCTTTGCCGGCGCGGCCGCTGATGCCTTCACCCTCTTCACTAAATTCGAGGATTATCTTGAGAAGCACCGCGGTAATCTTGAGCGCGCGGCGGTGGAGTTGGCCAAGGAGTGGCGGACTGACAAGTACCTTCGCCATCTTGAAGCACTTCTCGCCGTGCTGAACAGCGAAAAATCCCTCATTATCTCCGGTACCGGAGAACTCATCGAGCCTGATGACGGTATCGTTGCAATCGGTTCGGGAGGAAGCTATGCGCTTGCAGCCGCAAGAATGCTTGTGAAGCACTCGCATCTTTCTGCCCGTGAAGTTGTTGAAGAATCCCTGCGCACCGCCGGCAGCATCTGCATCTACACGAACACGAATCTGACACTTGAAGAGCTCTGA
- the rpoN gene encoding RNA polymerase factor sigma-54: MLNLSLQHKMMMKLSPQQVQYLKMLQLPTLALEQKIKAELEMNPLLEEGIEDEVEVTEDQLEQEKMESASEEGAEEAVKADEAAKATKEEEYSLDDYLKDEYTGHKAAEPFDAEEKEEIPLADSVPLYHRLLEQFTLLELDDEEALVGPEIIGNLDEDGYLRRDLSSIVQDLNLSHGTSIELKKAEGVLFKIQRLDPVGVGARTLQECLIVQVEMKEMDDHYLKLITLQVLKEFYEDFTMRHFEELAKKLNITLDDLKRVIDVIQHLNPKPGEGEFTAHENYVVPDFIVTQSDDDFVITLNDRNIPPLRINKQYKNLMSKRKKDGVPTEAKDFIRQRFEAAKWFISSIHQRRETMLKVMRTIVEKQREFFETGEGLKPMIYKDISEVIQMDISTISRVVNSKFVQTDYGVFSLRHFFSDSISTTDGEEISNKEVKKKLRELIDAEDPLKPLSDDKLAKLLNDQGLNIARRTVAKYREAMLIPVARLRRRLT; encoded by the coding sequence ATGCTGAATCTCTCACTCCAACATAAGATGATGATGAAGCTGTCGCCTCAGCAGGTGCAATACCTGAAGATGCTGCAGCTTCCGACATTGGCCCTTGAACAGAAGATAAAGGCCGAGTTGGAGATGAATCCCCTTCTTGAGGAAGGCATCGAGGACGAAGTAGAAGTTACCGAAGATCAGTTGGAACAAGAAAAAATGGAATCCGCTTCCGAGGAAGGCGCTGAAGAGGCTGTCAAGGCGGACGAGGCAGCCAAAGCGACGAAAGAAGAAGAGTACTCGCTCGACGACTATCTCAAAGATGAATACACCGGACACAAGGCAGCCGAGCCGTTCGATGCTGAAGAAAAGGAAGAAATTCCGCTCGCTGATTCCGTACCGTTGTACCATCGCCTGCTCGAACAGTTTACGTTGCTCGAATTGGACGACGAAGAAGCTCTCGTCGGGCCGGAGATAATCGGCAATTTGGATGAAGACGGGTATCTACGGAGGGATTTGAGTTCTATTGTTCAAGACCTGAACCTTTCACACGGGACCAGTATAGAACTCAAGAAGGCCGAAGGTGTGTTGTTCAAAATTCAACGACTTGATCCGGTCGGCGTCGGGGCACGCACGTTGCAGGAGTGTCTGATCGTTCAGGTCGAGATGAAAGAGATGGATGATCACTACCTCAAGTTGATCACGCTACAGGTCCTGAAGGAGTTTTACGAAGACTTCACCATGCGGCACTTCGAGGAGCTTGCCAAGAAACTGAACATCACCCTCGATGATTTGAAACGGGTTATTGACGTTATTCAACATCTCAACCCGAAACCCGGAGAAGGCGAGTTTACAGCGCACGAGAACTATGTTGTTCCCGATTTCATCGTCACGCAATCAGATGACGATTTCGTCATCACCCTGAACGATAGGAACATCCCCCCTCTTCGCATCAACAAGCAGTACAAGAACTTGATGTCGAAGCGAAAGAAAGACGGCGTGCCGACGGAAGCCAAGGATTTTATCCGGCAGCGATTTGAGGCGGCGAAATGGTTCATCAGTTCCATTCACCAGCGGCGCGAAACAATGTTGAAAGTGATGCGCACAATCGTGGAAAAACAGCGGGAGTTTTTCGAGACCGGCGAAGGGCTGAAGCCCATGATCTACAAGGATATTTCTGAAGTCATTCAGATGGATATCTCTACAATCAGCCGCGTCGTCAACAGCAAATTTGTGCAGACGGATTACGGTGTATTTTCGCTGCGTCATTTTTTCAGCGACTCCATCAGCACCACCGATGGCGAAGAAATTTCCAACAAAGAAGTGAAGAAGAAATTACGGGAACTCATCGATGCAGAAGACCCTCTGAAACCCCTCAGTGACGATAAACTGGCAAAACTCCTGAACGATCAGGGCTTGAACATCGCACGGCGGACGGTTGCAAAATATCGGGAAGCGATGCTGATTCCTGTAGCACGACTTCGGCGTCGGCTCACATAG
- a CDS encoding EutN/CcmL family microcompartment protein, whose translation MTLCKVTGTIVATQKKEQLNDKKILLCQPISLDGKAIGRDVLALDSVDAGIGDTVLVVQEGAAAAQILKRTDVPVHSIVVAVVDGLDVAE comes from the coding sequence ATGACACTCTGCAAGGTCACAGGCACAATCGTCGCAACACAGAAAAAAGAGCAGCTTAACGACAAAAAGATTCTGCTTTGCCAGCCGATCTCGCTTGACGGGAAAGCCATCGGGCGCGACGTTCTTGCCCTTGACAGTGTGGACGCAGGAATCGGGGACACCGTGCTTGTCGTGCAAGAAGGCGCGGCGGCAGCGCAAATTCTGAAACGGACGGATGTGCCGGTTCACAGCATAGTCGTGGCCGTTGTTGACGGACTGGATGTTGCGGAGTAA
- the glmM gene encoding phosphoglucosamine mutase, giving the protein MSLMISISGIRGIVGESLTPDVVVKYAAAFGEYCKRINPKNPEVVLGRDGRITGKIIANIVSSTLLSTGVNVRAVGICPTPTVALAIEQLGAAGGISVTASHNPMQWNGLKFFASTGLFLDAEENKEVWKTADNNEATFTSWEKIGTHTADDSWIRKHIDAVLALPYLDIEKIRNRRLKVVLDAVNSAGGIIAPVFLRELGCEVVEMNCDVSGVFAHTPEPIPENLTDLCNRVKSEKADIGIAVDPDVDRLVLITENGEPFGEEYTIASAIKFVLEKEKQAGRTFTQSVVVNLSTTRAVDDIAAEYGARVHRTPVGEINVAKHMKNIGSIIGGEGSGGVILPAVHTGRDAIVGIGLILQLLADFGGTVSQLKSSLPQYQIAKGKIELGKISPDDALKRIRRSVSVDARVDTNDGLRIDYADYWVHLRKSNTEPIVRVIAEARTMGKAAEVVQKFKQQILT; this is encoded by the coding sequence ATGTCCCTCATGATCTCCATCTCCGGCATCCGCGGGATTGTCGGAGAAAGTCTTACGCCCGATGTCGTTGTCAAATACGCTGCGGCATTTGGTGAGTACTGCAAAAGGATCAATCCTAAAAACCCCGAAGTTGTGCTGGGACGGGACGGCAGAATCACCGGCAAAATTATCGCAAACATTGTCTCTTCCACCCTTCTTTCCACGGGCGTGAATGTACGCGCTGTAGGCATTTGCCCGACGCCGACCGTTGCGCTCGCAATAGAACAACTGGGAGCGGCCGGCGGAATATCCGTGACGGCAAGCCACAATCCAATGCAATGGAACGGACTGAAGTTCTTCGCTTCCACAGGATTGTTTCTTGATGCAGAGGAGAACAAGGAAGTTTGGAAGACTGCCGACAACAACGAGGCGACGTTCACTTCGTGGGAGAAGATCGGCACACATACAGCCGATGATTCCTGGATTCGGAAACACATCGATGCGGTGCTTGCTCTCCCCTATCTCGATATCGAGAAGATCAGAAATAGAAGGCTGAAAGTTGTGCTGGATGCGGTCAATTCTGCAGGCGGCATCATAGCACCCGTTTTTCTGCGGGAACTCGGTTGCGAGGTCGTCGAAATGAACTGCGACGTCAGCGGTGTATTTGCACACACGCCGGAACCGATTCCCGAAAACCTCACCGATTTGTGCAATCGCGTCAAGTCGGAGAAGGCCGATATCGGTATCGCGGTTGACCCTGATGTTGACCGGCTTGTTCTCATTACAGAAAACGGAGAGCCCTTTGGCGAGGAATACACAATTGCCTCGGCTATAAAATTCGTTTTGGAAAAAGAAAAACAAGCCGGCCGGACGTTCACACAGTCCGTTGTCGTCAACCTCTCGACAACTCGCGCAGTTGACGACATCGCCGCAGAGTACGGTGCAAGAGTCCACCGCACGCCAGTTGGCGAAATAAACGTCGCCAAACACATGAAGAACATCGGTTCGATTATCGGAGGCGAGGGAAGCGGCGGCGTCATTCTCCCTGCTGTTCATACGGGACGTGACGCCATTGTTGGGATTGGTTTGATTCTGCAATTGCTGGCTGATTTTGGTGGAACAGTGTCTCAACTCAAATCGAGCCTGCCTCAATATCAGATAGCAAAAGGTAAGATTGAGTTGGGCAAGATTTCACCGGATGATGCACTGAAAAGAATCCGCCGGTCGGTCAGTGTCGATGCACGCGTAGACACGAATGATGGCCTGCGCATTGATTATGCCGACTACTGGGTTCATCTGCGTAAATCCAACACCGAGCCTATCGTGCGTGTGATTGCCGAGGCGCGAACTATGGGAAAGGCCGCAGAAGTCGTTCAGAAGTTCAAGCAACAGATCTTGACGTGA
- a CDS encoding glycoside hydrolase family 127 protein has protein sequence MNAPAKAVLAALSAGLAAWLANPPLITEQTGSRFRSAAIHPVADVFTPLPPSTVEFSGFLERRYNANISNWLLTKNEDSLLSCYTRRPGAYAWQGEHVGKWIHAATLAWANTRNAELRRKLDRVVATLLSTQLDDGYLGTYPIGFHWSRRNEYKWDVWVHKYNLIGLLTYAEFTGSAEALKAAKKIGDLLISTFGPRGRMSLNKQGPHSGMVSGSILEPVLLLYRATSQERYLQFALFITNQWEQSGGNKLISSLTNGTSVRNTGNGKAYEMLSCLVGLSELYRATGDSTYLLPVLNAWNNIKHHQLLPTGSGSRGEFWLKENDTCGDACDGLGEVCVTVTWMQLNQQLLRLTGDVRYADELERTIYNHLASAQKSDGSAWSYFTNLQGKKNYSPKQTCCSSSGPRGWASLPMYAYMLAQDGVVVNVFSTGKATMTLRSGESVTVTQTTEYPANGDIRLVAKASNPANFAVYIRIPSWSQLEDRPPVSGQYSRFISDENGVLDTRLRLKIPTYFERNLLNPASATLIRGPQVLALDGRFNPPSTLANPPNLQVFPQFAEPIQGSFDIDGQPVYKLLANRYTAKAKPDRPDAIVLMLSPFSSAGAEGTFYRVWLPVARESSATHPQQ, from the coding sequence GTGAACGCGCCTGCAAAAGCAGTTCTTGCTGCACTCTCAGCCGGGCTCGCCGCCTGGCTTGCCAACCCGCCATTAATTACCGAGCAGACAGGGAGCCGCTTTCGATCTGCCGCAATACATCCCGTTGCCGATGTTTTCACTCCCCTGCCCCCCTCGACTGTGGAATTCAGCGGATTTCTGGAAAGAAGGTACAACGCGAATATCAGTAACTGGCTTCTCACAAAAAACGAGGACTCGTTGCTCTCGTGCTACACCCGACGCCCGGGCGCTTATGCATGGCAGGGTGAGCATGTCGGCAAGTGGATTCACGCGGCAACGCTTGCATGGGCTAATACGCGCAATGCCGAACTGCGTCGGAAACTGGATCGTGTCGTGGCAACACTTCTCTCAACACAACTCGATGACGGTTATCTCGGCACGTACCCTATCGGTTTTCATTGGAGCAGACGGAATGAATACAAATGGGATGTGTGGGTTCACAAGTACAATCTTATCGGATTGCTGACGTACGCGGAGTTCACCGGATCCGCAGAAGCACTGAAGGCGGCCAAGAAAATAGGAGATCTCCTGATTTCAACATTCGGGCCACGCGGAAGGATGAGCCTCAACAAACAAGGACCGCACAGCGGTATGGTATCCGGCAGTATTCTGGAACCTGTTCTCCTCCTCTATCGCGCAACTTCTCAAGAACGCTATCTCCAATTTGCCCTCTTCATAACGAACCAGTGGGAACAATCGGGCGGCAACAAACTCATCAGCTCCCTCACAAACGGAACTTCCGTTCGCAACACGGGCAACGGCAAGGCATACGAAATGCTCTCCTGCCTCGTTGGATTGAGTGAACTCTATCGCGCGACGGGAGATTCAACGTACTTGCTTCCCGTCCTGAACGCATGGAACAACATCAAACACCATCAACTTCTGCCGACCGGCAGCGGAAGCCGTGGGGAGTTCTGGCTGAAAGAGAATGACACATGCGGTGACGCGTGTGACGGATTGGGTGAAGTGTGTGTTACCGTCACGTGGATGCAGCTGAACCAACAACTGCTCAGACTAACAGGCGATGTTCGTTACGCGGATGAATTGGAACGGACCATCTACAACCATCTCGCATCGGCTCAAAAGTCCGATGGCTCCGCATGGTCGTACTTCACAAATCTGCAAGGGAAAAAAAACTATTCTCCAAAACAAACCTGCTGCTCTTCAAGCGGACCGAGAGGATGGGCTTCCCTGCCGATGTACGCGTACATGCTTGCGCAAGATGGTGTCGTTGTCAATGTCTTCTCAACCGGCAAAGCGACGATGACACTTCGCTCTGGTGAATCAGTAACAGTCACTCAAACGACAGAGTATCCCGCGAACGGAGATATCCGCCTTGTTGCCAAGGCATCAAACCCTGCAAATTTTGCGGTTTACATCCGTATTCCATCATGGTCTCAACTGGAAGACAGACCGCCGGTATCCGGACAATACTCACGCTTCATTTCAGATGAGAATGGCGTTTTGGACACTCGTCTACGCCTTAAAATCCCGACCTATTTCGAGAGAAATCTGCTTAACCCGGCCTCCGCAACACTTATCCGTGGCCCGCAAGTTCTGGCTCTTGACGGGAGGTTCAATCCGCCGTCGACACTTGCAAATCCTCCTAATCTTCAAGTATTCCCCCAGTTTGCCGAACCTATACAAGGGTCATTTGACATCGACGGTCAACCTGTTTACAAATTGCTGGCAAATCGTTATACTGCCAAGGCAAAACCGGATCGTCCCGATGCCATCGTGCTCATGCTCAGTCCATTCTCATCAGCCGGTGCTGAGGGTACGTTCTACAGAGTGTGGCTCCCCGTTGCCCGCGAATCAAGCGCAACTCATCCACAGCAATAA